The following are encoded together in the Lactuca sativa cultivar Salinas chromosome 1, Lsat_Salinas_v11, whole genome shotgun sequence genome:
- the LOC111901547 gene encoding receptor-like protein kinase FERONIA yields MLSQYQHENIVTLIGFCDINDKMILVYEYAIHGSLDTHLHNPSAGLSWPQLLNICIDVASALDYLHNHVAEKHRIIHRDIKSANILLDDNWNAKLADFGLATIGLTNQQNTFVITNPAGMPGYYDPQYERTGLLTKESDVYSFGVVLFEVLCGRLACVVNYHDERRFLPHLARTCYKNGEINKIIDPRIREDINPRTLLKFSAVAYQCLQETREERPTIGEVAFQLKEAMKIQV; encoded by the coding sequence ATGCTTTCACAGTATCAGCACGAGAACATTGTAACCCTTATAGGGTTTTGTGATATTAATGACAAGATGATCCTTGTTTATGAATACGCAATCCATGGAAGCCTTGACACACATTTACATAACCCTTCAGCTGGACTTTCATGGCCACAACTCCTCAATATATGCATTGACGTTGCTTCTGCATTGGATTATCTTCATAATCACGTGGCAGAAAAACATAGAATAATACATCGTGATATAAAAAGCGCGAATATTTTGTTAGACGACAATTGGAATGCAAAACTTGCGGATTTTGGGCTCGCTACAATAGGTCTAACAAATCAACAAAACACCTTTGTGATCACTAACCCTGCTGGCATGCCGGGTTATTATGACCCACAATACGAAAGAACAGGTTTATTAACAAAAGAATCAGATGTCTACTCATTTGGAGTAGTTTTGTTTGAAGTTTTGTGTGGAAGGTTGGCTTGTGTTGTAAATTACCATGATGAGCGGCGATTCCTTCCCCATTTGGCCAGAACCTGCTACAAAAATGGAGAGATAAATAAGATTATTGATCCAAGAATAAGGGAAGACATCAACCCAAGAACATTGCTCAAGTTTTCAGCTGTTGCTTATCAATGCTTGCAAGAAACTCGGGAAGAACGACCTACAATTGGTGAGGTTGCATTCCAACTAAAGGAGGCCATGAAAATACAAGTATGA
- the LOC111901548 gene encoding disease resistance protein RPV1, whose amino-acid sequence MVILSDTEGGSSSSSSPIDGHMYDVLLTFNGTDSRYSFPYHLYKALWAAKITTRFDNKQFQIGARLKLESETLTKTYRVSLILLSENYANSRWCLEELVLILEQCSTSNHTVLPIYYYVEPSDVREQQGSFGDAMARYRQEMEGETDANKKSQLAEKIEQCSPYVFQ is encoded by the coding sequence ATGGTTATTCTCTCTGATACTGAAGGaggatcatcatcatcttcttcaccgATTGATGGGCATATGTATGACGTACTTTTAACCTTTAATGGTACTGATAGTCGTTATAGTTTCCCTTATCACCTTTATAAGGCCCTTTGGGCTGCTAAAATCACTACCCGTTTTGATAATAAACAGTTTCAGATAGGGGCAAGATTGAAACTAGAATCAGAGACTCTGACTAAAACATATAGGGTTTCTCTTATCTTGTTGTCGGAGAATTATGCTAATTCCAGATGGTGCCTTGAGGAATTGGTGCTGATCCTGGAGCAATGTTCGACATCAAACCATACTGTTCTCCCCATCTATTATTATGTGGAGCCCAGCGATGTCAGGGAGCAACAAGGTAGCTTCGGAGATGCCATGGCCAGGTATAGACAGGAGATGGAGGGCGAGACAGATGCAAATAAAAAAAGTCAATTGGCTGAAAAGATTGAGCAATGCTCTCCCTACGTATTTCAATAG